From the Bradyrhizobium ontarionense genome, the window TGCGCAACGAACTCCTCGTGATCGAAGATGCCGACGTGCATCTTTCAATCTTGCGGAAGATCGCGGCCCAGGCCGGCTTCAGCACGACAGGCGTGAGCTCGGTCGACGCCGCCTCCACCGTCCTGCAGAACAGGCATTTCGATTGCGTCACGCTGGACCTCTCGCTCGGCGAACGATCCGGCACCGAGGTCCTCCAACTGCTTGCGGAGCTGAAATACCGCGGTCCGGTCCTCATCATCAGCGCCTCCGAGGACGATACACTCCACGCGTCGGTCCGCATCGGCAATTTCCTCGAGCTGAACGTGTATCCCCCGTTTCCCAAGCCGATCAATCTGCCGCTGCTCCGGCAGACCCTGAAGCAGATCGCGGGCGAGACCGATCGTCAGAAGCTGGTCCGAGCGGCGGGTTGGTAACGGACGATGAGCAACAACAAGAAACGTTTCCTGGGCGCGCCTGCCGCGATCGCACTCATCCTCATCTGCATCATTGCCGGCAGCAACCTGTTCTTCCTCACCAACCTGCGCGAGAACGCGCTCGTCCACGCCGAAGAAGACCTCAGCCGCCACAGCCTCACGCTGGCAGAGAATGCCGACCGTTCGGTGAAATCGGTCGACCTCGTGCTGTCGAGCGTCCGTGACTATTTGGTACGCGGCGGCGCCATCGATGCGCCCGCTTACCGCAAGATTGCGTCCGACTACGAGACGCATCTGCTGCTCAAGGAGAAGATCGCCGGGTTGCCGCAGATCGACGCGGTGACGCTGATCGACGCACAGGGCAA encodes:
- a CDS encoding response regulator, with product MRNELLVIEDADVHLSILRKIAAQAGFSTTGVSSVDAASTVLQNRHFDCVTLDLSLGERSGTEVLQLLAELKYRGPVLIISASEDDTLHASVRIGNFLELNVYPPFPKPINLPLLRQTLKQIAGETDRQKLVRAAGW